DNA sequence from the Methanolobus sp. ZRKC5 genome:
CATCATCTTGCGGCAGGAATTATATTACTGGTAACTTCAATTGTTATTCTAATTGAAAAAAATGCAGTGGTATTTACATATCCATTGGAAAATATGTTGATTTTTGTATTTGGAACTGCACTGTTCCTGCCTGTAATCATGGGACCGACTAAATTAGAAAGTGTCGGAGACAGAACTGGAAAAACTCTTGAAGCTGCAAGATTTAAATTGGCAAGGATAATGACAATCGTTCTCTTTTTTGCAATGGCCATCATGCCAGGTGAAATCAATGCTCAACTAGTTACATTCATGTTTTGTATATTTGCAGGAATTGGAATTTATCGCATAGTACTCAACACTTTGCCACATACATTCAAACACTAGTCCCAACTAACGGATGAAATTATTATAGTATCATGTTCAAGATTATTCTGTGAGTGGGAGGAACAATATTGGTATTTTATTCTTTACTGCCCTTATTCTAATATTTTCTTACACCAATTACCTCACAGACTATGCTGAAAACTATGAGGCTTTGCTTGCAAAACTTATACAGGCGTCATTAATAATTCTGCTTGCATACATCCTGAACACTACAGTGAAGAACTACACACATGACTTCTCGTTCATATGGGATGAGGTGACCATTATCCTGGCTCTTGGAAGTAACTGGGAAAAAGCAAAAAAGATAGCATTGGATCCACGAGTGAGCTCATAAAAGATTACGTTGAATATTCCAAAAAAGAACTTTCCAATATGGAAGAGAAATACCTGTTAACAACTTACGATGTTGACACAAAGGCCTTTATGCAGATCGAGGGTGACAGAATAGAAATGCACCTTAGATACGTAGTTGACCCTAAAAAACGAAGACATGTAAGTAACATTATCACACATAGTCTTCTTGATGTCTTTACCAATGAGACTGATATCTTCATCGGGAGCGTATCAAGTATTGAAGTTACAAAATGCCGAAAATGGAAATCAGGTCCTCTCAAGGTCCCTGACCACACCGCATATCCTATTGTAAGTCCCCATTATCCTTCAGGAATTGAAGCCATTTGCGAGCTTCGACCACACGTTCCCTGGAAAATATGTCATGAAACTCCTTTTCTTTCTCCTTTGTAGTTCCGTCTTCAATCCCCCTCAGGTCCATTATTGCCCGCAGTAGCCCGGCAGTCTCATCAAAAAGAGTCTTTGCCTCCTTGTGTGAGAGTTTCTTTGTAGCTAACTCCAGTTCATCCTCTTTTTCCTTTTCTCTGAGGTAAGAAATGTACATATCAATATGCTTTGTGTCTTCAGTTGATAGCGTATCCTTGTTTAAGAGATTCCAGACAAGATCATGCAACTTACACTTACGTCCTTTTATCTCGACTGAATAGGGTACTTCCTCGCCCACCCAGAAAAGCCGGACATGTAATGCTGCAAGAAGCTGTTTTCTTTCCCGCTCAGTGATCATATAATCCTTAGCTGATTCTCGCATCTGTGATAACTCCATGCAAATTAAGAACAATTATATCGGATTCAATATGAGAACATACCCTATATTAAAAAATCGAATGAAGTGAGATCAAGCATGCTTTAATAATGATTAACTTTGTTATTATTACAGAAGTTAAACAATAATACTGAAAAGTATGGATTGAAGCAGAGATGCAGTCAGGAGGCTTTGGCGGAGAAAATATTGACCACACCCGCTCTGTAAGCCAAAAAAAGAAGCATTCTTAAATGGTAACCATAATGGAAGAACAGGCTATCTACGAAGAAACAAGAAACGAGCGAAATTTATCCTGGCTTAAAGTATTCTCAGGCGGGTTACTCCTTTACGTATTCGGAGTGTTCGCACTTGCAGCAACCCGCAATACAAACATATTCCCCACGGTGGTCATGCTTGGCAACTTTCTTGTACCTATCACATATGTAGCCTTTTTCTACCAGAGAAGACACTTGAGCAAACTTGACATGCCAACAACGGCATGGGCATTCTTTTACGGCGGACTTCTGGGAGTTCTGGCTGCAGCTACACTGGAACCGATATTCCTGTCACAACATGAATTACTCTATTCTTTTGAGGTCGGACTGATAGAAGAGTTTGCCAAGATATTAGGCGTTCTTATAATTGCCAAACGCTGCCTCCATGATTCTGAAATGGATGGACTTATCCTTGGTGCTGCCTCTGGTATGGGCTTTGCAGCGCTTGAAAGCACCGGTTACGCCTTCACGGCCTTTCTGGCAAGCGGCGGCAGCCTCTCCCAGACAGTTCTTATAACCCTGATAAGAGGAGTTATCGCACCCATAGGACACGGTACATGGACAGCTATCCTTGTTAGTGTGATGTTCAGGGAAAGCGGACCACGAATGTTCCACATCAATTACAAAGTCATCGGTGCATATCTGACAGTAGCGGCACTCCATGGACTATGGAACGGCCTGCCTGAAGTGTTAGCCATATTCCCGCAGTCAGTGGTAAATGTATTCATGGGTCAGGTAATTGTGGCAGTTATTGGTTTTTTCCTTCTATGGAGAAGATACAACGAAGCAAAGAAACTTCAGTTAGATAGACTGAGACAGGGAATACCTGAAGCTTCATGCTGGAAATAATTGAAATTATTTATGGGCTACAAATATAGCCCAGCCACATTTATTGAAATCAGCATTGAAAAAACAGATTACAAATCGCAATTCCTGCATGCTCAGGTTTTACTTTGGAACGGCGATAATCTTGCTATTGCACACTTCCAGAAAAAGGAATGATGTTCTAAAAAGAAACACCTCTACATCCACCATTATATAAAGGCATTTCTTTCCGAAACATTCCTTTTATGAGCCACTCTCCAACCCTTAATAATATTTACGATTAGTCAGTATTTAAATTAAACCTTGATTAAATTTTAAAGGCATGAAATTATTTAATGACATACTAATATTGAAAGCATATCAATGATATGTTAAGTTAAATTCATTGAAGGGGAATGTCAAATACAAAAATTGAACCTTCATCCACTACACTTTCAGCCCAGATACGCCCATCATGCAATTTAATGATTTTTTCAGTAATAGACAAACCAAGACCTGTACCATTATACTGTGCATTATTCGATGATTTAACCTGAATGAATGGGTCAAAAATTGCTTTAAGGTCATCCTTGTCCATTCCAATACCAGAATCCTTCACACTGAAATATAACTTTCCACCCTGTATTTCAAGATTAACATTTACAAATCCTTTTTCAGGAGTGAATTTAATCGCATTGCTTACCAGATTAAAAATAGCCTGCTTGATCTTTAATTTATCAGCAGTTATAATAGTATTATTGTCTGAGACGTTAAATACCAGTTCGACACCTTTCTTATGTGCAAGCGTTTCCAAAATAGTTTTGACTTCATTTCCTATTTCTACCACAATGAAGTCTTCCAGAACGAGCTCCATTTTTCCGGCCTCTATTTTCGCAAGATCAAGTATTTGGTTGATCAGTTCAAGGAGATGAGACCCACTGTTTAGTATATGTTTAGCATACTTGTTTTGTTTATCATTAAGCTTACCAAACGTCTCTTCCAGAAGTAAGTCTGAAAATCCAATTATGGCATTTAGAAGTGTCCTTATTTCATGACTCATATTCACAAGGAATTCACTCTTGGATTGATCAGACCGTTCAGCTTCATCCTTTGCAATCATCAATTCCCTTTCAAGAATCTTTCTTTGCTTAATTTCCGCTTGTGCTTCAGACCATCTTCTAGCTGAGAAAATGGAGAGAGCTACGGACAAATATATTCCGATAATGAAGAGTTCATCAAGCTCCCAGTTCTCATGCTGCTCAATAAAAAGGATTGTAAATTCAAAAATATCAAATAAACTGGCAACGAAAAGAACTGCCAGCCCAACACCAACCAGAAAAATAAATTCTCTTTGAGCTGTGCTTTTTCTATATTGAACCATTCTTATTTCGCTCATAAGATCACATTTTTTACTAAAAGTAGACTAATTAATACATTGTTAATATAATATTTAGTAACATATATCCCTTGTATTTAAAATTGATTGGGTGTCTGAAGTTTAGTCCTTTAGTAAAATGTGTATTAATTGATCAGCAACTTTAATCATAAAGTAATAATCATTTTATAGAGTTTTACTATATTAGCATACGGTTTGACTACTAAGATACATTCAACTCACTTAATGGTTGTTGACGGATATAGATACGAAAAATGAATTAAAATGGGACATTGACGTTTCAATACTTACTAACAAATATATCCAGAAGGAAATGCTTAAAGTACTTGGAATTGCAACTTTTGTCACAGCCACTATCGTACTTTTTGATATCACTTCCATCCATCCTCAGCGGTCACTTTTACTACAACAGCAGTAACGTGAAAGATATGAAATACGTCTCAATGTTGATAGGATCGATGTTTCTGCTCACTGCATTGTTCTTTTTCGCATATTATGGCAACAAATACATGATTTCCTACGAAATGAACAGTAAGGTTTAAGCACAATTACCAGAGAAGAACGACTGCAAAATAATTAAAAAAAGGGGCTTCCATTTGTTATGGAAAAACCCTACTTACAAGGCATTCTTTCAGAAGAGAGAACCTGTCCACAATACCTATGAGTTTCTTGTCTTCAGTGACACATATACGACCAACATCATAGTGAAGGAGGGTTTCGATGGCTTTGGATACCGTTGTACTGGAACTAATCGAATAAAGTGGGGTCGACATCAGTTTTTCCACTTTAGGAGCGTCTCCTGATCCGCTATCGTGAAAATCATTTGAACGGTTACCTGTTCTGGCAAATCCAGCTTT
Encoded proteins:
- a CDS encoding DUF5788 family protein, translating into MRESAKDYMITERERKQLLAALHVRLFWVGEEVPYSVEIKGRKCKLHDLVWNLLNKDTLSTEDTKHIDMYISYLREKEKEDELELATKKLSHKEAKTLFDETAGLLRAIMDLRGIEDGTTKEKEKEFHDIFSRERVVEARKWLQFLKDNGDLQ
- a CDS encoding PrsW family intramembrane metalloprotease translates to MVTIMEEQAIYEETRNERNLSWLKVFSGGLLLYVFGVFALAATRNTNIFPTVVMLGNFLVPITYVAFFYQRRHLSKLDMPTTAWAFFYGGLLGVLAAATLEPIFLSQHELLYSFEVGLIEEFAKILGVLIIAKRCLHDSEMDGLILGAASGMGFAALESTGYAFTAFLASGGSLSQTVLITLIRGVIAPIGHGTWTAILVSVMFRESGPRMFHINYKVIGAYLTVAALHGLWNGLPEVLAIFPQSVVNVFMGQVIVAVIGFFLLWRRYNEAKKLQLDRLRQGIPEASCWK
- a CDS encoding ATP-binding protein — encoded protein: MSEIRMVQYRKSTAQREFIFLVGVGLAVLFVASLFDIFEFTILFIEQHENWELDELFIIGIYLSVALSIFSARRWSEAQAEIKQRKILERELMIAKDEAERSDQSKSEFLVNMSHEIRTLLNAIIGFSDLLLEETFGKLNDKQNKYAKHILNSGSHLLELINQILDLAKIEAGKMELVLEDFIVVEIGNEVKTILETLAHKKGVELVFNVSDNNTIITADKLKIKQAIFNLVSNAIKFTPEKGFVNVNLEIQGGKLYFSVKDSGIGMDKDDLKAIFDPFIQVKSSNNAQYNGTGLGLSITEKIIKLHDGRIWAESVVDEGSIFVFDIPLQ